From Salarias fasciatus chromosome 5, fSalaFa1.1, whole genome shotgun sequence, a single genomic window includes:
- the angpt4 gene encoding angiopoietin-1 produces MLEIGTNLLTHTAEQTRKLNVVEAKVLNHTSRIEIQLLENSLSTNKLEKELLLQTSEIDRLRDKNSVLESKVRMLESQQKGELEDMKEEKNRLQSVVSTQMEAIESLEKQLKVASSNNTALQRQQAQLLESVHTLISMVTSTTGSPRWSHMWKDCADVYRSGYSTSGLYHIYIGNRTEPVQVYCDMETSGGGWTVFQRRFNGSVDFQRGWGEYRTGFGDVFGEHWLGNEALYQLSSQGQYSLRVELRDWEGNSAYAQYDRFSLTGERQQYRVYLRGYSGTAGRQSSLNTLGTGFSTRDHDNDNCDHCKCALMLTGGWWFDACGFSNLNGIYYNVGHNIRKLNGIKWHHFRGPSYSLRSTMMMVRPYDF; encoded by the exons ATGCTGGAGATCGGAACCAACCTCCTGACGCACACGGCGGAGCAGACGCGCAAACTCAACGTGGTCGAAGCGAAG GTGCTGAACCACACCTCTCGAATCGAGATCCAGCTTCTGGAGAATTCTCTGTCCACCAACAAGCTGgagaaagagctgctgctgcaaaccTCCGAGATTGACCGGCTCCGAGACAAGAACAG tgttttggaaaGTAAAGTTCGGATGTTGGAGTCTCAGCAGAagggagagctggaggacatgaaggaggagaagaacagACTGCAG TCGGTGGTCAGCACTCAGATGGAGGCCATCGAGTCGttggagaagcagctgaaagtcgccagcagcaacaacacggctctgcagaggcagcaggctcAGCTCCTGGAGAGtgtacacacactcatcagCATGGTGACCAGCaccacag GCTCCCCTcgctggagccacatgtggaaGGACTGTGCAGATGTTTACAGGTCCGGTTACTCGACGAGCGGTTTGTATCACATCTACATCGGGAACAGGACCGAACCTGTGCAG gtGTACTGTGACATGGAGACGAGCGGCGGAGGCTGGACGGTCTTCCAGCGGCGCTTTAACGGCAGTGTGGACTTCCAGAGGGGCTGGGGGGAGTACAGGACG GGTTTTGGGGACGTGTTTGGTGAACACTGGCTGGGTAACGAGGCTCTGTACCAGCTGAGCTCCCAGGGTCAGTACTCTCTGAGGGTGGAGCTCAGGGACTGGGAAGGAAACTCCGCCTACGCACAGTACgaccgcttcagcctgaccggcGAGAGACAGCAgtacag GGTGTATCTGAGGGGCTACAGCGGCACGGCCGGACGGCAGAGCAGCCTGAACACACTCGGGACCGGCTTCAGCACCCGAGACCACGACAACGACAACTGTGACCACTGTAAATGTGCCCTGATGCTCACCGGAG GTTGGTGGTTTGACGCCTGTGGTTTCTCCAACCTGAACGGGATCTATTACAACGTCGGCCACAACATCCGCAAACTCAACGGTATCAAGTGGCACCACTTCAGAGGCCCCAGCTACTCGCTGCGCTCCACCATGATGATGGTTCGACCCTACGACTTCTGA